One segment of Synechococcus sp. A15-24 DNA contains the following:
- a CDS encoding isoamylase encodes MSGIHPGTPWPLGSSLTPRGVNFSVAAPAADRIELLIFERASTPTPERVIELDTRRHRSGDYWHVELEGVGEGCCYAYRVFGPLAPGGHGFQPAKVLVDPAARAISGWDVYDRVLATGPTPNAHACLKAVVTEREPFDFQRHPRPRHSWQRSVIYELHVGGFTGRDDSGVAPEQRGTYLGLIDKLPYLKELGITAIELLPVFCFDPADAPLGRDNVWGYSPLSWFTPHHGYGCGDDPLQLRHQVRQLVAACHDANIEVLLDVVYNHTTEGTRLGPTLSWRGFADRTYYHQTSSGEYLDVSGCGNSIAANQPISTQLILESMRCWALELGVDGFRFDLGIALSRGNQLKPLDQPPLFRAIEADPQLSDLKLVSEPWDCGGLYRLEDFPAQRIGTWNGHFRDGLRRFWKGDEHSTWTLAQRFKGSPDLYNYKPVALGRSVNLITAHDGFTLADLVAYNRKHNLANGEDNRDGENHNNSWNHGVEGPTTDPQVLALRRRQQRNLLSSLLLARGVPMLLMGDEVGRSQGGNNNSWCQDSPLSWMVWNDDHCDLELKLFLQRLLKLRQALPQLFNPLVPPPETSRKQPQTPTDLWRQWHGVELSKPDWAAWSRTTATSMHMGSRGALLWMGFNAYNEPLNFELPVPASPWMQVIDTSLPAGEDLPAQAVPYDGVDIPLASRSLVLLLAREVASGLAL; translated from the coding sequence TTGAGCGGCATCCACCCCGGCACGCCCTGGCCCCTGGGCAGCAGCCTCACACCCCGGGGGGTGAACTTCTCGGTGGCGGCACCGGCAGCGGACCGGATCGAGCTGCTGATCTTCGAACGGGCATCAACGCCGACACCCGAGCGGGTGATCGAACTGGATACCCGCCGCCACCGCTCCGGCGATTACTGGCATGTGGAGCTGGAAGGCGTTGGCGAGGGCTGCTGCTACGCCTACCGGGTGTTCGGACCTCTGGCACCGGGGGGCCACGGCTTTCAACCAGCGAAGGTGCTGGTCGACCCCGCCGCCCGCGCCATCAGCGGCTGGGACGTCTACGACCGGGTGCTGGCCACCGGGCCAACCCCGAACGCTCATGCCTGCCTCAAAGCAGTGGTGACAGAGCGGGAGCCCTTTGATTTTCAGCGCCATCCACGGCCCCGCCACAGCTGGCAGCGCTCGGTGATTTATGAGCTGCATGTGGGCGGCTTCACCGGCCGAGACGATTCCGGCGTCGCCCCGGAGCAGCGGGGCACCTACCTGGGGCTGATCGACAAGCTGCCCTATCTCAAAGAGCTCGGCATCACGGCGATCGAACTGCTGCCGGTGTTCTGCTTCGACCCCGCCGATGCACCGCTAGGTCGCGACAACGTGTGGGGCTACAGCCCACTGAGCTGGTTCACCCCCCACCACGGCTACGGCTGTGGCGATGATCCGCTGCAACTTCGCCATCAGGTGCGTCAGCTGGTGGCCGCCTGCCATGACGCCAACATCGAAGTGTTGCTGGATGTGGTCTACAACCACACCACGGAGGGCACCCGGCTGGGGCCAACCCTGAGCTGGCGCGGTTTTGCCGATCGCACCTACTACCACCAAACCAGCAGTGGCGAATACCTGGATGTGAGCGGCTGCGGCAACTCCATCGCCGCCAACCAACCGATCAGCACGCAATTGATCCTGGAGTCGATGCGCTGCTGGGCGCTGGAACTCGGGGTGGATGGCTTCCGCTTCGATCTGGGCATCGCCCTCAGCCGCGGCAACCAGCTCAAACCGCTGGATCAGCCACCACTGTTTCGGGCGATCGAAGCCGATCCGCAACTCAGCGATCTCAAGCTGGTGAGCGAGCCCTGGGATTGCGGCGGCCTGTACCGACTGGAGGATTTTCCGGCCCAGCGGATCGGCACCTGGAATGGTCACTTCCGCGATGGCTTGCGCCGCTTCTGGAAGGGCGATGAGCACAGCACCTGGACGCTGGCCCAACGGTTCAAGGGCAGTCCGGATCTGTACAACTACAAACCGGTAGCCCTGGGACGCTCGGTGAACCTAATCACCGCCCATGACGGCTTCACCCTGGCGGATCTGGTGGCCTACAACCGCAAACACAACTTGGCCAACGGCGAGGACAACCGCGACGGCGAAAACCACAACAACAGCTGGAACCACGGCGTGGAAGGTCCAACGACCGACCCGCAGGTGCTGGCGCTGCGGCGCCGCCAGCAACGCAACCTGCTGAGCAGCCTGCTGCTGGCCCGCGGCGTGCCGATGCTTCTGATGGGCGATGAGGTGGGCCGCAGCCAGGGGGGCAACAACAACAGCTGGTGCCAGGACAGCCCCCTCAGCTGGATGGTCTGGAACGACGACCACTGCGATTTGGAGCTGAAATTGTTTCTGCAGCGGCTGCTGAAACTGCGGCAGGCCCTGCCGCAACTGTTCAATCCGCTGGTGCCACCACCGGAAACCAGCCGCAAGCAACCCCAGACCCCCACTGACCTGTGGCGGCAATGGCACGGCGTGGAGCTGAGCAAGCCGGACTGGGCAGCCTGGAGCCGCACCACCGCCACCAGCATGCACATGGGCAGCCGCGGAGCCCTGTTGTGGATGGGCTTCAACGCCTACAACGAACCGCTCAACTTCGAGCTGCCGGTGCCGGCATCCCCCTGGATGCAGGTGATCGATACCTCCCTGCCCGCCGGGGAGGACCTGCCGGCGCAAGCGGTGCCGTACGACGGCGTGGATATTCCCCTGGCGAGCCGCAGCCTGGTGCTGCTGCTGGCCCGAGAAGTGGCGTCAGGCCTGGCGCTCTGA
- a CDS encoding MBL fold metallo-hydrolase — MTMTTALEPGRPPQQLRHDLWLFPPNRDCQGGSAWWLEAMPEPVLIDCPPLTEATLTALRDLAGSRTPRILLTSREGHGRLRRLQERFGWPVLVQEQEAYLLPNVTPLHTFADEYITSSGLRLLWTAGPTPGSCVVHAPHADLLFCGRLLTPLGPGRLGPLRHGRTFHWPRQLESLRQLRGWIPSDASPQLASGAGLGALRGERLVPFSGWSEAV, encoded by the coding sequence ATGACGATGACCACGGCTTTGGAGCCCGGTCGGCCTCCCCAGCAGCTGCGGCACGATCTCTGGCTGTTCCCCCCCAACCGCGACTGCCAGGGCGGCAGCGCCTGGTGGCTGGAGGCAATGCCGGAGCCGGTGCTGATCGATTGCCCGCCACTCACCGAGGCAACGCTGACCGCTCTGCGCGACCTGGCGGGGTCGCGCACACCGCGCATCCTGCTCACCAGCCGGGAGGGCCACGGTCGTCTGCGGCGGCTCCAGGAGCGTTTCGGCTGGCCGGTGCTGGTGCAGGAGCAGGAGGCCTATCTGCTGCCCAACGTCACGCCGCTGCACACCTTTGCTGACGAGTACATCACCAGCAGTGGCCTGCGCTTGCTCTGGACAGCGGGCCCCACTCCCGGCAGCTGCGTGGTGCATGCACCCCATGCGGATCTGTTGTTCTGCGGGCGTTTGCTGACGCCGCTGGGTCCTGGACGGCTCGGGCCCCTGCGCCATGGCCGCACATTTCACTGGCCACGCCAACTCGAAAGTCTGCGGCAGCTGCGCGGTTGGATTCCTTCAGATGCCAGCCCCCAACTGGCATCTGGCGCGGGTCTTGGGGCGCTGCGGGGGGAGCGTCTGGTGCCCTTCAGTGGCTGGTCGGAAGCGGTGTAA
- a CDS encoding HU family DNA-binding protein: MNKADLVNLVAARTELTKTDVSMVVDAAIETIIDSVVEGKKVSILGFGSFEPRERSARQGLNPKTGEKIAIPAKRVPAFTAGKMFKDRVQG, encoded by the coding sequence ATGAACAAAGCTGACCTGGTGAATCTGGTGGCTGCTCGCACCGAGCTCACCAAGACCGACGTCTCCATGGTTGTCGACGCCGCAATCGAAACCATCATCGATTCCGTTGTTGAAGGCAAAAAGGTATCGATCCTTGGTTTCGGCTCCTTCGAACCCCGCGAGCGTTCCGCCCGTCAGGGTCTGAACCCCAAGACCGGCGAAAAGATCGCCATCCCCGCCAAGCGCGTGCCTGCCTTCACCGCCGGCAAGATGTTCAAGGACCGCGTGCAGGGCTGA
- the gluQRS gene encoding tRNA glutamyl-Q(34) synthetase GluQRS, whose translation MPVPDHLLLELERGLRWRAEGMYRGRYAPSPTGALHLGNLQTALLSWLQARQAGGVWLLRIDDLDTPRNRPGAVEAIQDDLHWLGLDWDGEPILQSRRRGLYASWLSWLRRSGALFPCRCSRRELAGLARYPGTCRDGGAGWGWRDRRLPSWRLRVPGRDPDGSGDVVVRRADGFIAYQLATVIDELALGITDVVRGEDLREALPAQRSVYRALQQQPPRFHHGPLRCDAEGRKLSKREASSGLMPLRELGLDAPAVVGLLASGLGCVGPGAQLSAIELLDDLTQKGIRAGHS comes from the coding sequence ATGCCCGTTCCGGATCATCTGCTGCTGGAGCTGGAGCGTGGCCTGCGCTGGCGTGCTGAAGGCATGTACCGCGGTCGCTACGCCCCCTCGCCCACGGGCGCCTTGCATCTCGGCAATCTCCAGACCGCTCTGTTGTCCTGGTTGCAGGCGCGCCAGGCCGGTGGTGTCTGGCTGTTGCGCATCGATGATCTCGACACCCCCCGCAACCGGCCCGGTGCTGTTGAGGCGATCCAGGACGATCTGCACTGGCTCGGGCTCGACTGGGACGGAGAGCCGATTCTGCAGAGCCGCCGCCGTGGGCTGTACGCCTCCTGGCTCTCCTGGTTGCGCCGCAGCGGCGCCCTGTTCCCCTGCCGTTGCTCACGACGGGAGCTGGCAGGTCTGGCGCGCTACCCCGGCACCTGCCGTGATGGCGGTGCTGGCTGGGGGTGGCGTGATCGCCGTTTGCCCAGCTGGCGGTTGCGGGTTCCCGGCCGTGATCCAGATGGCAGCGGTGACGTGGTGGTGCGCCGTGCCGACGGGTTCATCGCCTACCAGTTGGCCACCGTGATCGACGAACTGGCCCTGGGCATAACTGATGTGGTGCGCGGTGAGGACCTGCGCGAGGCATTGCCCGCCCAGCGGAGTGTGTATCGGGCTCTGCAGCAGCAGCCCCCCCGCTTTCACCACGGTCCGTTGCGTTGTGACGCCGAGGGGAGGAAGCTGTCGAAACGTGAGGCCAGCAGCGGGCTGATGCCCTTGCGTGAGCTGGGTCTGGATGCCCCTGCAGTGGTCGGTCTTCTGGCCTCTGGCCTTGGTTGTGTGGGGCCTGGAGCCCAGCTCTCGGCGATCGAATTGCTGGATGACTTGACTCAGAAAGGGATCCGTGCTGGCCATTCTTAA
- a CDS encoding mechanosensitive ion channel domain-containing protein: MLAYVAFGGSIILLFEALGRTSSHWILSFKRSKSDLERKRIQNVLLPICRFLGALTAVLIIYQLLLRLGMPSNTVLAFSAVPGLAIGLGASKLLGNIFAGISIQSDRPIRVGEFCQVGDKLGFVKRIGLRSIELSTLSANVTIPNNKVDDTTIVNFTRQTLQKRGGLQHPLQTIEFVLSLPLGLGIGQLNAITQRSCDYLAGIQSLTSHCAHYDESPSGALSLTVLAEVRISSWEDYLSVRQSILGDIKLIIAVVKNLKQSIRVARDTPLEMVDRIPDLLADIINNDPNLTLSVCRLSAISDYSLDFMVLMESTYTDVGGFFSALARVNKGILDCFAANGIEIPLPTSVEIQKTLP, translated from the coding sequence ATGCTGGCCTATGTCGCGTTCGGCGGATCCATCATCCTGCTGTTCGAGGCCCTGGGCCGCACCAGTTCTCACTGGATCCTGAGTTTCAAACGCAGCAAATCAGACCTGGAGCGCAAACGCATCCAAAACGTTCTTCTACCGATATGTCGCTTCCTCGGCGCGCTGACAGCAGTCCTGATCATCTACCAACTTTTGCTGCGACTTGGAATGCCAAGCAATACCGTTCTGGCCTTTTCAGCCGTACCAGGCTTGGCGATTGGCTTGGGAGCATCCAAGTTGCTTGGCAACATCTTTGCCGGCATCTCCATCCAGTCCGATCGCCCCATTCGTGTTGGAGAGTTCTGCCAGGTTGGCGACAAGCTTGGCTTCGTCAAACGGATCGGGCTGCGCTCAATCGAGCTCTCCACCCTTTCAGCAAATGTCACCATTCCCAATAACAAGGTGGATGACACGACGATCGTTAATTTCACACGCCAGACCTTGCAGAAGAGGGGCGGGCTGCAGCATCCTCTCCAAACCATCGAATTTGTTCTATCACTTCCCTTAGGCCTTGGCATTGGCCAGCTGAATGCCATCACCCAACGTAGCTGCGATTACCTGGCGGGGATTCAATCGCTCACAAGTCATTGCGCCCACTACGACGAAAGCCCGAGTGGCGCGCTCAGCCTGACAGTGCTGGCCGAAGTGCGCATTTCCAGTTGGGAGGACTACTTAAGCGTCCGACAATCCATTCTTGGAGATATCAAGCTAATCATTGCCGTTGTGAAAAACCTCAAGCAATCGATCAGAGTTGCTCGAGACACACCTCTGGAGATGGTGGATCGCATCCCCGATCTTCTGGCCGACATCATCAACAACGATCCCAACCTGACCCTGAGTGTTTGCCGCCTTTCCGCCATCTCGGATTACAGCCTGGATTTCATGGTCTTGATGGAGTCGACCTACACCGATGTCGGTGGATTCTTCAGTGCTCTTGCACGCGTGAACAAGGGGATCCTTGATTGCTTCGCCGCCAATGGCATCGAAATCCCCCTACCCACCAGTGTGGAGATTCAAAAAACGCTCCCCTAA
- a CDS encoding succinate dehydrogenase/fumarate reductase iron-sulfur subunit, whose product MKITLRIWRQPAADQPGRYERHGLADVSPDVSLLEALDQLNEQLISAGERPVSFEHDCREGICGSCGFLVNGQAHGPRIATSVCQLYLREFEDGAELTLEPWRAKAFPAIQDLMVDRSALDRLIAAGGYCSTGTGQAPDGNALPVGRDQATSAFSTATCIGCGACVASCRNASASLFVAAKLAHLGQLPQGQPERASRAKAMQDQMVTEGFGSCSSHLECEAACPQEISADWISWMHRERRG is encoded by the coding sequence ATGAAGATCACCCTGCGCATCTGGCGCCAGCCCGCCGCAGACCAACCCGGCCGGTACGAGCGTCATGGACTTGCCGATGTTTCGCCGGATGTGTCGCTGCTGGAGGCCCTCGATCAACTGAACGAGCAGCTGATCAGCGCCGGGGAACGACCGGTGAGCTTTGAGCACGATTGCCGGGAGGGCATCTGCGGCAGTTGCGGCTTCCTCGTGAACGGCCAGGCCCACGGCCCCCGTATTGCCACGTCGGTGTGTCAGCTCTATCTCCGGGAATTCGAGGACGGCGCGGAACTCACGCTTGAGCCATGGCGGGCCAAGGCCTTCCCTGCGATTCAGGATCTAATGGTGGACCGCTCTGCCTTGGACCGACTGATCGCGGCCGGTGGCTACTGCTCCACCGGCACCGGCCAGGCGCCGGATGGCAATGCCCTGCCGGTGGGACGCGACCAGGCCACCAGCGCCTTCAGCACAGCCACCTGCATCGGCTGCGGAGCCTGTGTGGCCAGCTGCAGGAATGCGTCCGCCAGCCTGTTCGTGGCCGCCAAATTGGCGCACCTGGGGCAACTCCCCCAGGGCCAACCGGAACGGGCATCCAGGGCAAAAGCCATGCAAGACCAAATGGTGACGGAAGGATTCGGAAGCTGCAGCAGCCACCTCGAATGTGAAGCCGCATGCCCTCAGGAGATCTCAGCGGACTGGATCAGCTGGATGCACCGGGAGAGGCGGGGCTAA
- a CDS encoding fumarate reductase/succinate dehydrogenase flavoprotein subunit, with product MSGLPDPRIPAGPIADAWQRTKEGLPLISPLRKGQIDVLVVGTGLAGASAAATLAQQGYRVTVLSFHDSPRRAHSVAAQGGINAARSVAVDGDSVSRLFTDTLKGGDFRARESGCQRLAEISSGIIDQCVAQGVPFAREYGGSLATRSFGGALVSRTFYARGQTGQQLLYGAYQALMRQVELGRVRLLTRRDVLELITVDGVARGVVARHLLSGALEIHTARTVLLCTGGYSNVYFLSTNALKSNASAIWRAHRKGALFANPCFTQIHPTCIPSGDAFQSKLTLMSESLRNDGRIWLPLETGDQRSAEDIPEQERDYFLERLYPSYGNMAPRDVASRRARELCNAGRGVGPGGLSVFLDLTDAIKTEGREAIAARYGNLMKMYERISGDDPYRKPMRIYPAPHYTMGGLWVDYQLMSSIPGLFVLGEANYSEHGANRLGASALMQGLADGYFIAPSTVTAWLAGNAAPDVTPDHSACREALESTLRRIETMLGSGGTTPVDSFHRELGAVMIDSCGISRDAEGLRDGLSQVEALEKRFHGEVRVPGEAAGPNAELEKALRVSDFFGLAQLMLRDALAREESCGAHFREEHQSPEGEARRDDVNFAHIAAWEHQDGAEPIRHSETLQFTALQPSTRSYR from the coding sequence ATGAGCGGCCTGCCCGACCCGCGCATTCCTGCCGGACCGATCGCCGATGCCTGGCAGCGCACCAAGGAGGGACTGCCCCTGATCAGCCCCCTGCGCAAAGGCCAGATCGATGTGCTGGTGGTGGGCACCGGCCTGGCGGGTGCCTCTGCCGCCGCCACCCTGGCCCAGCAGGGCTACCGGGTGACGGTGCTGAGCTTCCACGACAGCCCGCGGCGGGCCCATTCGGTGGCGGCCCAGGGCGGCATCAATGCGGCGCGATCGGTCGCCGTGGACGGCGACAGCGTCAGCCGCCTGTTCACCGACACGCTCAAGGGAGGTGATTTCCGCGCCCGTGAAAGCGGCTGCCAGCGGCTGGCGGAAATCAGCAGCGGCATCATTGATCAATGCGTGGCCCAGGGCGTGCCCTTCGCCCGAGAATACGGCGGCAGCCTGGCCACCCGTAGTTTCGGCGGCGCCCTGGTGAGCCGTACCTTCTACGCCCGCGGTCAGACCGGTCAGCAGTTGCTCTATGGCGCCTACCAGGCATTGATGCGTCAGGTGGAGCTTGGCCGGGTCCGACTGCTCACCCGCCGTGATGTGCTCGAGCTAATCACCGTTGATGGTGTTGCGCGGGGCGTGGTAGCCCGCCATCTGCTCAGCGGTGCGTTGGAAATTCACACCGCCCGCACGGTGCTGCTCTGCACCGGGGGCTACAGCAACGTCTACTTCCTCTCAACAAATGCGCTGAAATCCAACGCCAGCGCCATCTGGCGGGCCCACCGCAAGGGCGCCCTGTTCGCCAACCCCTGCTTCACCCAGATCCACCCCACCTGCATTCCCAGCGGTGATGCCTTCCAGAGCAAGCTCACGCTGATGAGCGAAAGCCTGCGCAACGACGGCCGCATTTGGCTGCCGCTCGAAACGGGCGACCAGCGATCCGCCGAGGACATCCCGGAACAGGAGCGCGACTATTTCCTGGAGCGGCTGTATCCCAGCTACGGCAACATGGCGCCACGGGATGTGGCCTCCCGCCGGGCGCGGGAGCTGTGCAATGCAGGGCGGGGCGTCGGGCCCGGTGGCCTCTCGGTGTTTCTGGATCTCACCGATGCGATCAAGACGGAAGGCCGCGAGGCTATCGCCGCCCGCTACGGCAACTTGATGAAGATGTACGAGCGGATCAGCGGCGACGATCCCTACCGCAAACCGATGCGGATTTACCCCGCCCCCCACTACACGATGGGCGGCCTGTGGGTGGACTATCAGTTGATGAGCTCGATCCCGGGGTTGTTCGTGCTCGGGGAGGCGAACTACTCCGAACACGGCGCCAACCGCCTGGGGGCTAGTGCGTTGATGCAGGGATTGGCCGACGGGTATTTCATTGCCCCGTCCACGGTGACAGCCTGGCTGGCGGGCAACGCAGCCCCGGACGTCACGCCTGATCATTCGGCCTGCCGAGAAGCCCTGGAGAGCACCCTCCGTCGGATCGAGACGATGCTGGGCAGTGGAGGCACAACTCCTGTGGACAGCTTCCACCGGGAACTCGGGGCCGTGATGATCGATAGCTGCGGCATCAGCCGCGATGCCGAAGGTCTCCGGGACGGACTCAGCCAGGTGGAGGCTTTGGAGAAGCGCTTCCACGGTGAAGTGCGGGTGCCGGGAGAAGCGGCAGGGCCCAACGCGGAACTGGAGAAAGCGCTGCGGGTGAGTGATTTCTTCGGGTTGGCACAGCTGATGCTGCGCGATGCCCTGGCGCGGGAGGAGTCCTGCGGTGCCCACTTCCGTGAGGAGCACCAGAGCCCGGAGGGTGAAGCACGGCGCGATGACGTCAACTTCGCCCACATCGCTGCCTGGGAACACCAGGATGGTGCGGAGCCGATCCGCCACAGCGAAACGTTGCAGTTCACCGCCCTGCAACCGAGCACCCGCAGCTACCGATGA
- a CDS encoding succinate dehydrogenase cytochrome b subunit has translation MVTIPIAKVPASLVRTGAAFSGLLLVLFVLVHLIGLLPAVLAPEQFEAYATALHSSTWLPVVESGLLLLAIVHISLTLAKAMANRRAGNTATLRSRRQSPLAALASRSTVVAGMVTLGFLVMHLRQLRWPRPAAGEEAATLIQVLQQPWNAFLYVAAAVALALHLLHGAEAAHRSLGWLTPANSSALRAVAGVLAALVGGGFLTISVLLALGGVA, from the coding sequence TTGGTCACCATCCCTATAGCCAAGGTCCCTGCATCCCTTGTCCGCACGGGTGCCGCCTTCAGCGGATTGCTGCTGGTGCTATTTGTGCTGGTGCATCTGATTGGCCTGCTTCCAGCGGTGCTGGCCCCTGAGCAGTTCGAGGCCTACGCCACTGCCCTGCACAGCAGCACATGGCTGCCTGTGGTTGAGAGCGGCCTGCTGCTGCTGGCCATCGTTCACATCAGCCTCACCCTGGCCAAGGCCATGGCCAACCGCAGAGCCGGCAACACCGCGACCCTCAGAAGTCGTCGCCAATCCCCTCTGGCAGCCCTGGCCAGCCGCAGCACGGTGGTGGCCGGAATGGTGACCCTGGGATTTCTTGTGATGCACCTGCGCCAGCTGCGCTGGCCCCGCCCCGCAGCTGGCGAGGAAGCCGCCACGTTGATCCAGGTGCTGCAGCAGCCGTGGAACGCTTTCCTCTATGTCGCTGCGGCAGTGGCCCTGGCCCTGCATCTGCTGCACGGAGCCGAAGCTGCCCACCGCAGCCTGGGCTGGCTGACACCTGCCAACAGCAGCGCCCTGCGCGCAGTAGCAGGCGTTCTCGCCGCCCTGGTCGGCGGCGGTTTCCTGACGATCAGTGTGCTGCTGGCCCTGGGAGGTGTCGCATGA